CGTAACCGGCGCCCGGTCGTGATCGGCGACGACCGTGCGCTGCTGCGGGTCGTGGGCCTGTTGCACCGGCGCCGGGAATTGGCCGAATCCGCTCTGTCGGTGGTCCCGGTCGGCGCGCCGCACACGGTCGCGCTGGCGCACGCGCTCGGCGTGCCGCGCGGGCCCGTGGCGGCCGCCCGGGCGGTGCTGGACGGCGCGCCGCATCCACTGGACCTGCTGGTCGACGACAGCGACGCGGTGGTGCTGGGTGAGGTGTGCGTGCCGGACGGGTACGTCCCGGGAGCGTCCCCCTACGCGGCCGGGGACGGGGCGGACGGCGGCCGGCACCCGGACGGCGGTCCGGAGGTCCCGGGCGACCCCGTCGGGCCCGTGGAGCCCGGCGAGCCGGCCGTGCCCCGGCGGCAGGCCCTGACGGCGGGCGGGCACCAGAGCTGGTGGTCCCCGGCCGCCCGGACCGCCCGGACGGCCCTGGCGCTGCTCACGGGCCCCGCGGCGCGCCATGCGCTGCCGTCCTGCACCCGGCTGCGGGTGGAGGCGGACGGGGTGCTGCTGGCGGATCTGGACCAGCCCGTGGAGCGGGTGACGGTGTCGGTCGTGAACGGCCTCGCGGAGGTCGTGGTCCACCACCGCTCCGCGGACCGCCCGGTGCGGGCGCGGGCCCGCGCGGTCACGGTCTCCGGGCCGGACTTCCGCTACCGCGCCGACGAGGTGGGCGCGGGCCCGGTCCGCAGCCGCACCTGGACGGTCCGGCCGGAGGCGTGGCGGCTGACGCTGCCGCGCTGAGGCCACGCCGAGGGGGCTCACCCGCCCGGTGTCACCAGGCCCGCCTCGTAGGCGAAGACCGCCGCCTGGGTGCGGTCGCGCAGTCCCAGCTTCACCAGGATGCGGCTGACGTGCGTCTTGACGGTGGACTCGGCCACGACGAGACGGGTGGCGATCTCGGAGTTGGAGCGGCCCTGGGCGACCAGCACCAGGACCTCGGTCTCGCGCTCGGTGAGATCGGCGATCCGCTCCTGGCTGGGCGGCTTGGGCGTGCCGAGGCGGGAGAACTCCTGGATGAGCCGCTTGGTGACCGTGGGCGCGAGGAGCGCCTCGCCGTCGGCGACGACGCGCACGCCGTCGGCGAGCTGGCGGGCCGAGGCGTCCTTGAGCAGGAAGCCGCTGGCCCCGGCCCGGAGCGCCTGGTAGACGTACTCGTCGAGGTCGAAGGTGGTGAGCACCAGCACCTTCGCCCCCTCGTCGGCGGCGACGATCTCGCGGGTCGCCTCCAGTCCGTTGAGCACGGGCATGCGGATGTCCATCAGGACGACGTCGGGGCGCAGCGCCGCGACCTGCTCGACGGCCTGCCGGCCGTCCACGGCCTCGCCGACGACCTCGATGTCGGGCTGGGCGTTCAGCAGGACGGAGAAGCCCTCACGGACCATCATCTGGTCGTCCACGATCAGCACACGGATGGTCATGCCGCTGCCTCGCCGACCGCGACGGGCAGGAAGGCGGCGATCTCGTAGCCGCCCTCGTCGGTGGCCTCCGCCGTCATCTCGCCGCCGAGCATGGTGACGCGTTCGCGCATGCCGAGCACCCCGTGCCCGGCGCCCGGGGAGGGCTTGGCGAGCCGGTTCGGCGGGCCGTTGACGACCCGCAGGCCGAGGCCGCCGAGGACGTAGGAGATCTCCACCCGCGCGTGCGCGCCGGGCGCGTGGCGCAGCACGTTGCTGAGCGCCTCCTGGACGATGCGGTAGGCGGACAGCTCCACACCCTGCGGCAGGGGCCGCACCGAGCCCGTCGTGACCCGCTCGACGTCCAGCCCGGCCGAGCGGACGTTGTCGAGCAGCCCGTCGAGGGCCGCGAGGGTGGGCTGCGGGGCCTCGGGGTCGGCGAAGGCGTCGGGGTTCTCCGACCGTACGACGCCGAGCACGCGGCGCAGCTCGGTCAGCGCGGCGACGGCGTTCTCCCGGATCGTCTGGAAGGCGGCGGCCAGCTCGGGCGGGGTGTCCTGGACCCGGTAGGGGGCGGCCTCGGCCTGGATGGCGACGACGGACATGTGGTGCGCGACCACGTCGTGCAGCTCGCGGGCGATGGTCGTGCGCTCCTCCAGCACGGTCCGCCGGGACCGCTCGACCTCGGTGACGGCCACCTGGGCGACGACCTGCTGCTTGGTCTCGCGCAGCCCGCGCACGGCGAGGACGACGAAGAGCACGAAGCCGGAGAAGACCATCATCTGGAACATGTCGGAGAGGACGTAGCCGTCACCGTAGGGCTGGGCCGTCCGCAGGAACACGGCGAAGAAGAGCCCTATGGCACCGGTGAGCAGCCACATCTCGGCGGCGGTGCGCGGGCGCGTCCGCAGTGCCACGACCAGCATCACGGCGAGGTGGGAGAAGAAACCTCCCGGGGACCACGGCCCGAAGCCGTACGTGCCCAGGAACACCCCGGTGAAGACCATCGAGCCGATCGACAGCCACCACGCGCCGACCGGCCGGAAGAGGGTCATGACCATCGGCACGCCGACCATCAGCGCCGCGAAGAGCCCGAAGGTGCTGCCCTCGCGTTCGGCGGTCCCCATCATGACGACGAGGGTGAAGCCGACGAGCGTCGCGTGCGGGAACCACCGTGTGCAGCGCGCGGCACGCCGCGGCAGCCTGCGGACCAGGACGTGGTCCGCGGCGAGCGGCGGCAGCGGGCGGAAGGCGAAGGCGTCGGTGAACAGGTCCTCGCGGAGCCCGCTCAGCGCGCCTTTCGCCATCCGCAGCTCATTGCGCGGGGTGGTCTCATAGGTGTCGGTCACGTCAACAACCGTAGGCAAGGGGTTCGCGGAAAGCGTCCGCTTGGATGCGGATGTACGGGGGTCCGTCTCAAGTACTACGCGGCTACGGCACGGCTGTGACGTGCGGTTGTCCGGTGAGGGCGGCCACCAGCACCGCGCACGCGGGTGTGCCGGGAGTCACAGGCGCGAAGTGACCGACACCACCGAGGGCCCGGACCTCGGCCACACCGGCCGCCGCGCGGGCGGCGGCCGCGTAGCGGTGGGAGAACTCGACGGGCACGACGAGGTCCGCGGCGCCGTGCAGGAGCGTCACGGGCGCGCGGGCGGGCAGGCACCGGACGGGGTCGACGTCCCGGCCGTCGCCCCCGCCGAGCAGTTCCTCGACGATGCCGTCGCCGAGCCGCAGCTCCCGTGCCCGCTCCAGGTCCGTGACGGCCGCCACGGCGACGACCCCGTCCACGGCCGGGGCGGCGGGCGCCCGCCCGGTCGCGGACGCCGCCCAGAGGGCGAGGTGGCCGCCCGCCGAGTGGCCGGCGAGCAGATGCCGGGCGGCGGGCCGGCGGGACCGCGCTTCCAGGTCCTCCAGGGTCCGCAGGGCACCCAGGACGTCGTCGAAGGTCTGCGGCGTGCCGCCGCCACCGCCGAGCCGGCGGTACTCCACGAGCGCCACGTCCACGCCGTGCCGGGCCAGCTCGGCGGCCAGCGGCGAGAGGTGCCACCGGTCGTAGGTCTCGCGCCAGAAGCCGCCGTGCAGGAGCGTCACCCGGGTGCCCGTCGGCCGGGCCGCCGCGTAGCGGCCGACCACCTGGCTGGGGTGGTCGCCGTACGCGACGGTCTCGTCCGGGGGGACGTGGGGAAGGCCGCACATCGCGGCGTACTCGACGTCGTCGAGATCCTCCTCGGTCACGGCGCCTTCGGTCACGGCGCCTTCGGTCACGGCGTCCTCGGTCCCGGACCCGGCACCTCGGCCAGGACCTCGGCGAGTACCCGCGCGGCCCGCTCCGCGTCGGCGAAGGAGGTGTAGAGCGGGGTGAAGCCGAAGCGCAGGACGTCCGGGCGGCGGAAGTCGCCGACGACGCCCCGGCGGACGAGTTCGGCCATGACCCCGCCCGCGTCGGGGCAGCGCAGCGACACCTGGCTGCCGCGTTCACTGTGCGGGGTGGGGGTGAGGCACTCCAGACGGCCCTTCGGCACGTACTCCTCGACGCGGCGCACGAAGAAGTCCGTGAGGGCGAGGCTCTTGGCCCGTACGGCCTCGACGCTCACGCCGTCCCACACGTCCAGGGCCGCGTCGAGGGCGAGGAGCGACAGGATGTCGGGGGTGCCGACCCGGCCCCGGGCGGCGCCCTCGGCGGGGGCGTAGGCGGGGGCCATGGCGAAGGGGTCGGCGTGGGAGTTCCAGCCGGGCAGCGGCGAGTCGAAGCGGTCCTGCAGCTCGCGCCGCACATAGAGGTACGCGGGCGAACCGGGGCCGCCGTTGAGGTACTTGTACGTGCAGCCGACGGCGAGGTCCACCCCGTGCGCGTCGAGCCCGACGGGCAGGGCGCCCGCGCTGTGGCACAGGTCCCAGACGACGAGCGCCCCGGCGGCGTGCGCGGCGGCCGTCGTGCCGGGCAGGTCGTGCAGGCGGCCGGTGCGGTAGTCGACGTGGTTGACGAGCGCGACGGCGGTGCGCGGGCCGAGGGCGGCGGGCAGGTCGCCCGCCGCGACGGGCCGCAGCGTACGGCCCGTCAGCCGGGCCGCGGACTCGGCGATGTAGCCGTCGGTGGGGAACGTCGCCTCGTCCACGAGGATCTCGTCGCGCTCCTCGCCGGCCATGCGGACGGCGGCGACGACGGCCTTGAAGACGTTGACGCTCGTCGAGTCGCCCACGACGACCTGGCCGGGCGCGGCCCCGACGAGCCGGCCGATCCGGTCCCCGACCCGCTCGGGCGCCGTCCACCACCCGGACTCGTCCCAGGAGCGGATGCGCAGCCGCCCCCATTCGCGCTCGACGACGTCGGCGAGCCGGCCGGCTACGGCGCGGGGCAGGGCGCCGAGGGAGTTCCCGTCGAGGTAGGCGCCCTCGGCGAGGTCGTCGAGGGCGAACGCGGCGCGCTTGGCGCGCAGTTCGTCGGCGGCGTCGAGCGTGGCCGCTTCGCTCGTCGTCGGGTCGAGGTCAGACATGGCTGCGCGCCGTCCACAGCTCGGGGAAGACGTTCTTCGTCGCACGCCGCTCCAGCCAGGCCACCCCCGCCGAACCGCCCGTTCCCACCTTCGAGCCCATGGCCCGCCGGGTGGCGACGAGGTGGTCGTTGCGCCAGCGCCAGACCAGCTCCGCCACCTCGGTCAGGGCCTCGCCCAGCCGGCACGCCTCGCTGTTCTGGTCGCCCGCGTAGACGCGCTGCCAGACCTCCTCGACCGCCGGGTCGGGGACGTACCGCTCGGAGACGTCACGGTCGTGGACGCTGTCGGGTACCGCGTGTCCGAGCCGCCCGAGGTAGCGCAGCACCTCGTCGTACAGGCTCGGCTCGTGCAGCGCCTTCTCCAGCTCCGCGTGGACCCGCGGCGTGCCCTGGTGCGGGACCAGCATGGACGCGGACTTGTCGCCGAGCAGGAACTCCAGCCGGCGGTACATCGCGGACTGGAAGCCCGAGCCGTCACCGAGCGCGGCACGGAAGCCGTTGAACTGCACCGGCGTCAGGTGCGCGAGCGGCTCCCAGGAGGCGTTGAGCGATTCGAGCTCGTACGTGGACCGCTTGAGCGCGGCCATCGCGGTCGGCAGGTCGTCCTCGCGCAGCGCCTTCGCGGCGGTCTCCCACTCGTGCACGATGACCGTGAACCACAGCTCCATGACCTGCGTGGTGACGAGGAAGACCATCTCGCCGGGGTCGTCGGAGAGCGTCTTCTGGAGGTGGGTGAGGACGGAGGCCCGGACGTAGTCCTCGTACGGGGTGGACCCCTCGAAGTCGAGGTTCGGGGCCGCGGGGGGCTCCGGCTCGACGGTGCCCTGCGGGGCGTGGGGGCGGGACGGTTGCGGCTGCGACATCGCTGTCTCCTCGGCAAAACGTACTCCGGGTAGCGGTCCGCCCCTTCCTGTCGGCATCGGAGCCCCGGTCCCCTGCGCGCATCATGCGTCCCGAAGGCGGATTCCTGCAAGGGGTGTCGCTGTGCAGGGCGTTTCCGCTGCGCGGGGCGTTGTCCCGGTGCGGGCCGGGTTCGTAGGGCCCGGGACCGTGGGCGTGTGCGGGCGGTGCAGACAGCCGGAACGCCTCACCCGAAGGCGAGGCGTTCCGGCCGATGCGCTGTGGGGCTGCCGCGTCAGCCCAGGGTGTTGGCGGCCGTCGGCGAGCTGTCCCGCAGGAACGTCGAGCAGCGCTCGTGCTCCTCGTGCTCGCCGATGGCGCCCGCCGCGCGGGCGAGGGCGTGCAGGGCACGCAGGAAGCCGCGGTTCGGCTCGTGCTCGAAGGGCACCGGGCCGTGGCCCTTCCAGCCGCTGCGCCGCAGCGCGTCCAGGCCGCGGTGGTAGCCGGTGCGGGCGTACGCGTACGACTCGACGACCCGGCCGCCCTCGAACGCCTCGTCGGCGAGCTGCGCCCACGCGAGCGAGGACGCCGGGTACTTCGCGGCGACCTCGGCGGGGGCCGCCCCGGAGGCGAGCAGCTCACGCGGCTCCGGGTCGTCGGGCAGGTGGGTCGGGGGCGGTCCCCCGAGCAGGTTCTCGTGAATCGACATGACCCCCAGTCTGCCTTGTCACCAGCCCAGCCGGACCCGGTCGAATGCCGGCCCGCACGGACCCACGGCCCGAGCCCCCACCAATCCCCTCCCACCCGCTCACGGGAGGGGCACCGCCCCGCGCAGCGGCACCGCACTGTCACGAACCGCCGGACGCGGTGGCGGCGTCCCCCGGGTCCAGCGGAGGTGAAGACACCCCGCAGTGGTACGTCGTCTCCGGGCGGCAGCACTTCCGGCCGCGCGCCGCGCGCGGACGGGTGCCCACCGTCCACCACGCCAGCCCCGCCCCCGCCACCAGCGTGCCCGCGCACCAGAACATCGCCCGGCGGAACGTGTCCTCGAAGCCCGCGGGATCGCGGTAGACGTCCGGGCCCATGCCCGCGAGCAGCGGCAGCGCGGCGACGGCGATGAGGCCCGCCGCGCGGGCGGCGGCGTTGTTGATGCCGCTGGCCAGGCCCGCGCGGGCGACCTCGACGGAGGCGAGGACCGTCGCGGTGAGCGGCGCGACCAGGATCACCATGCCCAGGCCGAGGACGACGAGGGCGGGCAGCACGTCCCGCCAGTACACCGCGTCCGGCCCGGCACGGGTCATGAGCAGCATGCCCGCCGCGCACAGCAGCGGCCCGACGGTCAGGGGGAGGCGGGGCCCGATGCGGGTCGCGATCCGGCCGGAGCGGGCCGACAGCAGCAGCATCAGCACCGTCGTGGGCAGCAGCGCGGTCCCGGCGGCGAGCGCGGACCAGCCGACCACGACCTGGAGCTGGAGGACCGAGAGGAAGAAGAAGCCGCCGAAGGCCGCGTACACGCACACCGTGACCCCGTTGACGGCCGAGAACATCCGGCTGGCGAAGATCCCCGGCGGCAGCATCGGGTCGGGACGGTGCGCCTCGACGTGGACGAACGCCGCGCCCAGCAGCACCCCGGCGACCGCCGGGCCGATCACCCACGGCGAGGCGCCCTTGTCGGGGGCGGCGATCAGCGCGTAGGTCACCGCACCGAGGGCCAGCGCGCCGAGGGTCGCGCCGAGTACGTCGAAGCGGCCGTGCGCGCCGGGGTCGCGCGTTTCGGGGACGTGTTTCAGGGCGACCGGAACACACACGGCGGCGAGCGGCAGATTGATCAGGAACACCCAGCGCCAGCCCGGTCCGTCCACCAGATAGCCGCCGACGAAGGGGCCGACCGCCGCGGCCACCCCGCCCAGCCCGGACCACGCGCCGACCGCCCCGGCCCGGTCGTCGGGGTGGAAGACCGCCTGGATCAGCGCCAGTGAGCCGGGGGTGAGCAGCGCCCCGCCGATGCCCTGGAGCGCCCGCGCCGCGATCAGCACCCCGGCGTCCGGCGCCAGCCCGCACAGCAGGGAGGCGAGGGCGAACCACACCACGCCGATCACGAACACCCGCCGCCGCCCGAACCGGTCGCCCAGGGCGCCGCCCAGCAGGATCAGCGAGGCGAGGGTGAGCATGTAGCCGTTGACGGTCCACTGGAGGACGGGCAGGTCCGCGTCGAGATCGGCGCCGATGCGGGGCAGGGCCACATTGACGACGGTGCTGTCCAGCAGCGCCATCCCCGAGCCGAGGACGGCGGTCAGCAGCACCCAGCGGCCGACGGGGGTACCCAGACGTACGGCGTCGGCGGCGGGCTCCTGCGGGACGGTGTCCGGATCGGTCACCGGCTCCCACGAAGGGTCGCTCATACCGGCATCATCCCCGCACAACGGGCACCCGGCCAGCGCGGCGGTGGGAACGGGACAGGGCCCGGCCCCACCGCGCGAGCGGGGGACCGGACCCTGTCCGTGACCTCGGAGCCGGCCCGGTGAGCCGGCCTCGGAGCCTTACTTCAGCTTCGTACCCGTGGCGCGCAGGTCGGCACAGGCCTTGGTGACACGCTCGGCCATGGCGGCCTCGGCGAGCTTGCCCCAGGTGCGCGGGTCGTACTTCGACTTGGTACCGACCTCGCCGTCGACCTTGAGCACCGCGTCGTAGTTGCGGAACATGTGGTCCGCGACCGGGCGGGTGAAGGCGTACTGCGTGTCCGTGTCGAGGTTCATCTTCACGACGCCGTTCTCCAGCGCGGTGCGGATCTCCTCCTCCGTGGAGCCGGAGCCGCCGTGGAAGACGAAGTCGAACGGGTCGTTCTTGCCGGACTTGGCGGCGATGCCGTCCTGGAGGTCACGGAGCAGCTCGGGGCGGAGCACGACGTTGCCCGGCTTGTAGACACCGTGGACGTTGCCGAAGGAGGCGGCCAGCAGGTAGCGGCCCTTCTCGCCCAGGCCGAGGGCCTCGGCGGTGCGCTCGACGTCGGCGACGGTGGTGTAGAGCTCGTCGTTGATCTCGTGCGAGACGCCGTCCTCCTCGCCACCGGTCGGGGTGATCTCGACCTCGAGGATGATCTTCGCCTTGACGGCCTCGGCGAGCAGCTCCTGCGCGATGGCGAGGTTCTCGTCCAGCTTCTCGGCGGAGCCGTCCCACATGTGGGACTGGAAGAGCGGGTTCTGGCCGGCGGCGACGCGCTCCTGCGAGATGGCGAGCAGCGGACGGACGTAGCCGTCGAGCTTGTCCTTCGGGCAGTGGTCGGTGTGCAGCGCGATGTTCACCGGGTACTTCTTGGCGACGACGTGCGCGAACTCGGCGAGCGCGACCGCGCCGGAGACCATGTCCTTGCTGTACTGGCCGCCCAGGAACTCCGCACCACCGGTGGAGATCTGGATGATGCCGTCGCTCTCCGCCTCGGCGAAACCGCGCAGCGCGGCGTGCAGCGTCTGCGTCGAGGTCACATTGATGGCCGGGTAGGCGAACTTGCCTGCCTTCGCCCGGTCGAGCATCTCGTTGTAGACCTCGGGGGTTGCGATGGGCATCTGTCCACTCCTTGTGATGTGCGGTGGCGTGGGTGGCCTGGCCTTAGGGGGCGACGTTCATCGTCGCCCCCATCTTCCCAGACTCCCCGATTCGCTCCACACGGTGGACAGGCCATTGATGCGCGAAGGGCGCGAGGTTTCACGTGAAACCTCGCGCCCTTCGCGCACAATCAGAGGAAACCGCAGGTCAGCCCAGGTCGAGGTCGCCGAGGGCATACCCGGTGACATAGCGCAGACCGGCGCCTTCGATCGCGGAGGCGGCGCCGCGGTCGACGATCGTCGCCACCGCGACGACCTCCGCGCCCGCCTCGCGCGCGGCCTCGACCGCGGTCAGCGGCGAGCCACCGGTGGTGGAGGTGTCCTCGACGACCAGCACCCGGCGGCCCTTGATGTCCGGGCCCTCGATGCGGCGCTGCATGCCGTGCGCCTTCTGCGCCTTGCGCACGACGAACGCGTCGAGCTTGCGGCCGCGCGCGGCGGCGGCGTGCAGCATCGAGGTGGCGACCGGGTCCGCGCCGAGGGTGAGCCCGCCGACGGCGTCGTAGTCGAGGTCCGCCGTGGCGTCCAGCATCACCTGGCCGACCAGCGGCGCCGCCTCGGCGTCCAGGGTGATCCGGCGCAGGTCGATGTAGTAGTCGGCCTCCTTGCCGGAGGAGAGGGTCACCTTGCCGTGGACCACGGCCTTGTCCTTGATCTGCTGCAGCAGGGCGTCACGCGCATCGCTCATGCGCACGAGCTTAGGACAGCCCTAGGCGAGTGAGCGCCAGCTCCACGTCGTGGAGATCTCCAGGGGGTCGATCGGGGTGACGAGACGGGGCAGGGTGTTGAGCCCGTTCGGGGGTCCGGACTGCGGCTCGACGCAGACGGCCTCGTCCTGCTCGTCATAGACGACGACCCATTCGGCGCGGCTGGCGATCTTCATCTCCAGCAGGCCGGGCCAGGTGAGGGTGACGTCCACGCCGTCGGGCATGCCGAAGCAGTCGTCCCAGGGGCCGGGCAGGGGATCCGTGCGGCGGCCCGTCGGCAGATGGTCCTCGCCGCGCTCCTCCTGCCAGGAGGGGTGGAAGTCGATCTCGACGTCCTTGCCCGTGCCGAGGTTCCGCAGGAACCACGGGTGCCAGCCCGCCTGTGCGGGGAAGGAGTTGTCGTAGGTCTCGACGCCCATCGTCAGCGTCAGCGAATCCGGTGCCAGCTCCACGAGCTGGGTGACCCGGCCGGTGTACGGCCAGGGCTCGGCGAGGTCGTAGGTGAAGGCGGCGGAGTGCTCCTCCGTGCGGACCGTGCGCCAGGCGGTGTCCCGGCCGGTGCCGTGGATCGCGTGCGGCCCGGCGTTGAGGGGCATCTGATGGCGCTCGCCGCCGTTGCGGAACTGACCCAGCTCCATGCGGCCGCACCACGGCACCATGGGGAAGGCGCCGTACTTCTCGCCCTGCCGCAGGAGTTCGGTGCCGCGGAGTCGCAGGCTGGTGAGCCGGCATCCGTTCCGCGGGTCCACGGTCAGCTCGGCGTCCCCGGCCTTCAACAGCGTCTTGCTCGTCTGATGGTTGCTCACAACCCCGACATTAGAGGCTTTCGCGGACCGTCGGCGGGGACGGGGGCAACTCCCCGCCAAGGCCGGGCCGCGTGTGCCCGTGCCGAACGGACCGCACGCCGCGGCACCCGCTCAGCGGCGGCGGCGCAGCGCCCGGCCCACCACCACCGCCGAGGCGAGGGCCACGGCCGCGGCGGGCGCTGCCCAGCGGAGGGCCGCCGCCGTGGCGGATGCCGCCTCGGGGGCGGGGACGGGGGCGTAGCGACCGCGCGGCGGGGCGTGGTCGACCTCCTCGGCGCTGCGGCCGATCATCGTGCGGCGGGCGTGCGCGGCCTCGGCGGGCGGTGCGTCGTCCTCGTCGTCGTCCTCTTCGTCCTCGTCGTCGAGGTCGTCCATGGCGTCGATCGCCTCGATGGCATCGAGGTCCGGGCCGTCACCGGGCTCTTCCCGCAGGGGCACCTGCGGGCCCGCTTCGGCGGTGTCGGCGTCCGGGGAGCCGTCCGCGTCCCTCCGCAGCTCCTCCGCCAGGGCCACCGCGACCCGCTCCAGCAGCCTGCGGGCCGTGGTCTGGGTGGTCTTCGCGTCGAACTCCGCCAGCCGTCCCCCGCAGTCGACCCGCGCCGCGCAGGTCAGCCGCGTGCCGCCCGGCACGGCCTCCGCCAGCGCGGTCAGCGCGAGCGTCACCGTGCCGTTGCCGCGCACCTCCGCGCCCTCACCCGACAGCTCGAAGGAGCCGTCCCGCTCGGTCAGCCGCAGCGAGCCCCGGTAGGTGATGGTGGAGCCGCCGATGCGCAGCCGGAGCCGGCCGGCGACGGTGGCGTCGGAGGCGTCCGCGGCGTCCTGCTGGAGGCCGGGGACACAGCGGGCGACGCGCGCGGGGTCGGAGAGGACCCGCCGGACATCGCCGACGGGGAACGGAACGAACACCTCATGCTCCATAACAAGCGAGCCTACCCATCAGGCCCCTCACCAGGCCCTCCCCGGCCGAAGATTCCGCCGGTGGCACCGCTGGTGGCCGACACCGGTCGGTATCCGTCAGTCGGCGACCGTGAAGCGTTCACCCACGTGCCGCGGCTGCTCGATCTCGTCGACGAGCGCGACCGCGTAGTCCTCGGCGGAGATCCGGCTGTTGCCGTCGGCGTCCGTGACGAGGTCCTCCAGGGCGGTGCGGTACGTGCCGCTGCGCTCGCCGGGCTCGATCTTCGCGGCGGGGCTGATGTTGGTCCAGCGCACGTCGGTGACCGTGCGGTAGTACTCCAGCGCGTCGCCGTGCGCGTGCATGATCTGGAGCAGGAACTCCGGGAGGCCCTCCGCGTCCCAGACCTGCTTGCCGTCGGCGGTCCGCAGCGAACCGGCGCCGCCGACCGTGATCAGCCGGGGGGCCGCGTCGCCGACCGCGCGCACCCCTTCGACCAGGGACTTCGCGGCGGGCTCGATGGTCGCGATGTGGCCGGGGCCGTCGCCGCCGCCGACGGCGCTGACGACGACGTCCTGGCCGGCGGCGACCGCCGTGACGGAGGCCGGGTCGAGGACGTCACCGGTGGCGACCGTCAGGGCGGGGTGCCGCTCGGTGAGCTTCGCGGGGTCACGGACGACTGCCGTGACCTGGTGACCGCGGTCCAGCGCTTCGCGCAGGACGCGGCTGCCGATGGTTCCGTTGGCGCCGAAGAGAGCGATCTTGGCCATGGGGGGCTCCTCAGAAGTGATGGTGATCAGTGGGTGGGGTCAAAGGGGGGCAAAAGGAGAGGCAGGGGCTCAGCGGGCGTCGATGGCCTGGGTGAGTTCCTGTGCCGAGGTCATCGGGCCGCCGAGCCGCCGCACCCCGTCGGGGGTGTGCAGCAGGAGGCTGGGGAAACTCTCCACGCCCAGCCTGCGGACTTCACGGAACCCTTCGCGCGCCGCCCGGCGGGTGCCCGGGTCGGCGTACGCGGCGAGGACCGCGTCGGGGTCGATGCCGCCCTGTCCGGTCGCGACCGCGTGCAGCGTGGCCGGGTCGGACAGGCTCCGTCCGTCGACGTACCAGGCGCGCTGGAGCGCGCCCGCGAACTCCAGGGCCCGCTCGGGTGCCTGCCCCGTCAGCGCGGCGAGGGCCGTCGCGGCGTCGGCCGAGTCGAGCACGGCGGTGCCCTCGGCGAACGCCTTGGCGTAGCCCTCGCCGAAGACCGCTCCGGTCAGCTCCCCGATCCGGGCGTCCGCCTGCGGGATGTAGGGGTACTCGCCGACCGGCTTGGCGCGGGGCCCGGTGAAGAGCCCGCCGCTGAGCACCCGTACCTCGATCCGGTCGGCGTTCGTCTCGGCGAACGCGCGCACGGTCGGGCCGAAGCCGTAACACCAGCCGCAGTAGGCGTCGAAGGCTTAGGTGACCAGCTGCCGTCGCATGTCTTTTCCTCAAACCGTCCGTTGGTATACGTACCGTCCGTTGTTGTACGTAGGAACCACGCTAAAGGCGGCAAACCCGGCCGACCAGGTACGCTCGGGACTCCTCATGGTGAAAAAGCGACACGAGTGAAAAAGCGACACGACTGCTCCCAGCCCTACGAGGGCGACGGCGACGGCGGCCGCCCGGCCGTGGTCGAGCTGACCTACCGGGCCCCGCCCGGCACCCCCGCGGGGGTGGAGGTGATGACCCTCGCCGAGCTGCGCGCCCGCGCCCCCGAGGGGCTGCTGGCCATGCCGCAGCGGCTGGACTTCCACCAGATCGTCGTCGTGCGCTCGGGCTCCGCCGGGCACACCGTCGACTTCACCGGCTACTGGCTGGAGGCGGGCTCGGTGCTGTGGGT
The window above is part of the Streptomyces syringium genome. Proteins encoded here:
- the pyrE gene encoding orotate phosphoribosyltransferase, with protein sequence MSDARDALLQQIKDKAVVHGKVTLSSGKEADYYIDLRRITLDAEAAPLVGQVMLDATADLDYDAVGGLTLGADPVATSMLHAAAARGRKLDAFVVRKAQKAHGMQRRIEGPDIKGRRVLVVEDTSTTGGSPLTAVEAAREAGAEVVAVATIVDRGAASAIEGAGLRYVTGYALGDLDLG
- a CDS encoding MFS transporter; the protein is MSDPSWEPVTDPDTVPQEPAADAVRLGTPVGRWVLLTAVLGSGMALLDSTVVNVALPRIGADLDADLPVLQWTVNGYMLTLASLILLGGALGDRFGRRRVFVIGVVWFALASLLCGLAPDAGVLIAARALQGIGGALLTPGSLALIQAVFHPDDRAGAVGAWSGLGGVAAAVGPFVGGYLVDGPGWRWVFLINLPLAAVCVPVALKHVPETRDPGAHGRFDVLGATLGALALGAVTYALIAAPDKGASPWVIGPAVAGVLLGAAFVHVEAHRPDPMLPPGIFASRMFSAVNGVTVCVYAAFGGFFFLSVLQLQVVVGWSALAAGTALLPTTVLMLLLSARSGRIATRIGPRLPLTVGPLLCAAGMLLMTRAGPDAVYWRDVLPALVVLGLGMVILVAPLTATVLASVEVARAGLASGINNAAARAAGLIAVAALPLLAGMGPDVYRDPAGFEDTFRRAMFWCAGTLVAGAGLAWWTVGTRPRAARGRKCCRPETTYHCGVSSPPLDPGDAATASGGS
- a CDS encoding NAD(P)-dependent oxidoreductase yields the protein MAKIALFGANGTIGSRVLREALDRGHQVTAVVRDPAKLTERHPALTVATGDVLDPASVTAVAAGQDVVVSAVGGGDGPGHIATIEPAAKSLVEGVRAVGDAAPRLITVGGAGSLRTADGKQVWDAEGLPEFLLQIMHAHGDALEYYRTVTDVRWTNISPAAKIEPGERSGTYRTALEDLVTDADGNSRISAEDYAVALVDEIEQPRHVGERFTVAD
- a CDS encoding aldose epimerase family protein encodes the protein MSNHQTSKTLLKAGDAELTVDPRNGCRLTSLRLRGTELLRQGEKYGAFPMVPWCGRMELGQFRNGGERHQMPLNAGPHAIHGTGRDTAWRTVRTEEHSAAFTYDLAEPWPYTGRVTQLVELAPDSLTLTMGVETYDNSFPAQAGWHPWFLRNLGTGKDVEIDFHPSWQEERGEDHLPTGRRTDPLPGPWDDCFGMPDGVDVTLTWPGLLEMKIASRAEWVVVYDEQDEAVCVEPQSGPPNGLNTLPRLVTPIDPLEISTTWSWRSLA
- the fbaA gene encoding class II fructose-bisphosphate aldolase gives rise to the protein MPIATPEVYNEMLDRAKAGKFAYPAINVTSTQTLHAALRGFAEAESDGIIQISTGGAEFLGGQYSKDMVSGAVALAEFAHVVAKKYPVNIALHTDHCPKDKLDGYVRPLLAISQERVAAGQNPLFQSHMWDGSAEKLDENLAIAQELLAEAVKAKIILEVEITPTGGEEDGVSHEINDELYTTVADVERTAEALGLGEKGRYLLAASFGNVHGVYKPGNVVLRPELLRDLQDGIAAKSGKNDPFDFVFHGGSGSTEEEIRTALENGVVKMNLDTDTQYAFTRPVADHMFRNYDAVLKVDGEVGTKSKYDPRTWGKLAEAAMAERVTKACADLRATGTKLK
- a CDS encoding SRPBCC domain-containing protein, which encodes MEHEVFVPFPVGDVRRVLSDPARVARCVPGLQQDAADASDATVAGRLRLRIGGSTITYRGSLRLTERDGSFELSGEGAEVRGNGTVTLALTALAEAVPGGTRLTCAARVDCGGRLAEFDAKTTQTTARRLLERVAVALAEELRRDADGSPDADTAEAGPQVPLREEPGDGPDLDAIEAIDAMDDLDDEDEEDDDEDDAPPAEAAHARRTMIGRSAEEVDHAPPRGRYAPVPAPEAASATAAALRWAAPAAAVALASAVVVGRALRRRR